The following coding sequences are from one Onychomys torridus chromosome 16, mOncTor1.1, whole genome shotgun sequence window:
- the Racgap1 gene encoding rac GTPase-activating protein 1: MDATVVNLWTLFEQLVRRLEVINEGNESIEFIQVVKDFEDFRKKCQRTNQELEKFKDLLLKAETGRSALDVKLKHARNQVDVEIKRRQRAEAECAKLEQQIQLIRDILMCDTSGSIQLSEEQKSALAFLNRGQASSGNPGNNRLSTIDESGSILSDISFDKTDESLDWDSSLVKNFKMKKREKRRSNSRQFIDGPPGPIKKTCSIGSTVDQANESIVAKTTVTVPSDGGPIEAVSTIETLPSWTRSRGKSGPLQPVNSDSALNSRPVEPRTETDNPGTPQNNGGMRLHDFVSKTVIKPESCVPCGKRIKFGKLSLKCRDCRLVSHPECRDRCPLPCISPLVGTPVKIGEGMLADFVSQTSPMIPAIVVSCVNEIEQRGLTEAGLYRISGCDRTVKELKEKFLKVRTVPLLSKVDDIHAICSLLKDFLRNLKEPLLTFWLSKTFMEAAEIADEDNSTAAMYQAVSELPQANRDTLAFLMIHLQRVAQSPNTKMDIANLAKVFGPTIVAHTVPNPDPVTMFQDIKRQLKVVERLLSLPLEYWNQFMMVEQENIDVQRGNGSSTPRTPDLKVSLLGPVTTPEFQLVKTPLSSSLSQRLYNLSKSTPRFGNKSKSATNLGQQGKFFPAPYLK; this comes from the exons ATGGATGCTACAGTGGTGAATTTGTGGACTCTGTTTGAGCAGCTTGTGCGTCGGTTGGAGGTTATCaatgaaggaaatgaaagca TTGAATTCATCCAGGTTGTGAAGGACTTCGAGGATTTCCGGAAAAAATGTCAAAGAACCaaccaggagctggagaaattTAAAGATCTATTATTGAAAGCAGAGACTGGGCGTAGCGCTCTGGACGTCAAGCTGAAGCATGCTCGTAACCAAGTAGATGTAGAGATCAAGCGGAGACAGCGAGCTGAGGCTGAATGTGCAAAGCTG GAACAACAGATTCAGCTGATTCGAGACATACTCATGTGTGACACATCTGGCAGCATCCAGCTAAGCGAGGAGCAAAAATCAGCTCTAGCTTTTCTCAACCGAGGCCAAGCATCCAGTGGCAACCCTGGGAACAATAG ACTGTCAACCATTGATGAATCTGGTTCCATTTTATCAGATATCAGCTTTGACAAGACTGATGAATCACTG GACTGGGATTCTTCTCTGGTGAAgaatttcaaaatgaagaaaCGAGAAAAGAGG CGCTCCAACAGCCGACAGTTCATCGATGGCCCTCCTGGGCCTATAAAAAAAACCTGTTCCATTGGCTCTACAGTAGACCAG GCAAATGAATCAATAGTTGCAAAAACTACTGTGACTGTTCCAAGTGATGGCGGACCCATTGAAGCCGTGTCTACTATTGAGACATTGCCATCTTGGACCAGGAGTCGGGGGAAATCAG GTCCTTTACAGCCTGTGAACAGTGACTCCGCTCTGAACAGCAGGCCAGTGGAGCCAAGAACTGAGACAGACAATCCGGGGACCCCTCAGAATAACGGAGGCATGCGCCTCCATGACTTTGTCTCAAAGACG GTTATCAAGCCTGAGTCTTGTGTTCCATGTGGAAAGCGGATCAAATTTGGCAAGCTGTCTCTGAAGTGTCGAGATTGTCGTTTGGTCTCCCACCCAGAGTGTCGGGACCGATGTCCCCTTCCCTGCATCTCTCCCCTGGTGGGAACTCCGGTTAAGATTGGAGAG GGAATGCTGGCGGATTTCGTGTCCCAGACTTCCCCAATGATCCCTGCTATCGTTGTCAGCTGTGTGAATGAGATCGAGCAGCGAGGCCTGACTGAG GCAGGCTTGTACAGGATCTCAGGTTGTGACCGGACAGTAAAAGAGCTGAAAGAGAAATTCCTCAAAGTGAGAACTGTACCTCTCCTCAGCAAAGTGGACGACATCCATGCCATCTGTAGCCTCCTGAAAGACTTCCTTCGAAACCTCAAAGAACCCCTTCTGACCTTTTGGCTAAGCAAAACTTTTATGGAGGCAGCAG AGATAGCAGACGAGGACAACAGCACAGCTGCCATGTACCAGGCTGTCAGTGAGCTGCCCCAGGCCAACAGGGACACACTGGCCTTCCTCATGATCCACCTGCAGAG AGTGGCTCAGAGTCCGAACACTAAGATGGATATTGCCAATCTAGCTAAGGTCTTTGGCCCTACCATAGTTGCCCATACTGTGCCTAATCCAGACCCAGTGACAATGTTTCAGGACATCAAGCGTCAGCTCAAG GTGGTGGAGCGCCTGCTTTCTCTGCCCCTGGAGTACTGGAATCAGTTCATGATGGTGGAACAAGAGAACATTGACGTCCAGCGTGGCAATGGAAGCTCAACACCGCGGACACCAGACCTTAAAG